The genome window TGTAGACAAGCAGGGACATTATTCTGTTATTTCCGTTGTTCCGGCGGTCTTTATGGTTAATCTTCAGGAACTTGGAGACTTGCCTGTTCCTCAGTCGTGGGAAGATATTTTTGACGAAAAGTACAGACAGAAAGTTGCCCTGCCCGTCGGAGATTTTGACCTTTTCAACGGTATTCTGCTCAATATTTATAAAGATTACGGTAAAGAGGGTGTTGAGAAGCTCGGCAAAAGCCTTATGAAATCTATGCACCCATCACAGATGGTAAAAAATGCAGGTAAAAAAATTGAAGAAAAGCCAGTTATTACGATAATGCCGTATTTTTTCACCAAAATGGTGAGAGACTCCCAAACAATGAAGGTTGTCTGGCCTTCCGACGGTGCTATCATTTCACCGATTTTTATGCTGACCAAAAGGGATAAAGAAAAAGAATTAAAACCCATTGCTGATTATCTCGGCAGTCCGGAAGTCGGGGAGATTCTTTCACACAGAGGGTTGTTTCCCTCTCTGAATAATAAGGTTGACAATAATTTGCCCGAAAATGCTCCATTCAAATGGCTTGGATGGGACTATATTTATAACAACGATATCGATGCACTTATTAAAGAAGTAAACACTATTTTTGAGGAGAGTGCTTCGGAGGTGACTGTATGAAATTTCTGACAATTTCGGGCCCCCCTTCATCCGGGAAAACTTCAGTGATTTTAAAGGTTATTGATGCATTCAAACAGCGTGAAATGAATGTCGGGGTTGTTAAGTTCGACTGTCTTTCCACCGATGATGACAAGCTTTATGAAAAAAAGGATATCCCGGTGAGAAAAGGGCTTTCGGGATCATTGTGCCCTGATCACTACTTTGTCAGTAATGTGGAAGCCTGTTTTAAATGGGGTAAAGAGTTAGGTCTTGATATTTTGATCAGTGAAAGTGCCGGTCTGTGTAACAGATGCTCCCCTCATATAAAAGAGGTGACGGCGGTTTGCGTTATAGATAATTTGAGCGGGGTAAATACCCCGAAAAAAATCGGCCCCATGCTAAAATCTGCCGATGTGGTTGTTATTACGAAAGGAGATATAGTATCACAGGCTGAGCGGGAAGTTTTTGCCTCAAGGGTAAAACATGTAAATCCCAAAGCCGTTATTTTAAATGTTAACGGGGTTACCGGACAGGGAGCTTTTGAGCTGTCAAGTTTCCTGTATGACTCTGCAGAGCATGAAACACTCAAAGGCAAAAAACTGAGATTCTCGATGCCTTCGGCGCTGTGTTCTTACTGTCTTGGTGAAACAAGGATAGGGGATGAGTACCAGATGGGCAATGTCAGAAAAATGGACTCGTAAGGGGGAGAGAATGCAAACAGCTGCAGTTTCAAAACTGGAAAATATGAAAATAGAGGAATTGCTCAATATATATCCTTTTGCAAAGGATTTTTTCGATTCTTTCGGTCTGGAAATTTTTGATGAAGACCTTGAGAAATCCTTTTCAAAGTATCTGGAAAGTCTGTCAGAAGATTTCCTGGAAGAGAAGGCTATAGACAGAGATTCTCTTGTCAATTCTCTTGCGGATCTCGTGGAAACGATGGAGGAAGACGATTCTACTGCCGATGTGGAGAGTATAACGATATACGGGGGGAAAGATAAAAACGGCAGAGATGAAAATTTAAATCTGCATATCAGAAAGGGTGAAGTTGTTTGTATAGTAGGCCCGACCGGATCCGGTAAAAGCAGGCTTTTGGCGGATATTGAATGGGTTGCACAAAGGGATACACCCACGGAGAGGCTTGTACACATTAACGGAGAGGAGCCCGATAAAAAGTGGCGGTTTTCCATTGAACATAAGCTGGTGGCTCAATTAAGTCAGAATATGAATTTTGTGATGGATTTGACGGTAGAGGAATTCGTGAAAATGCATGCAGAAAGCAGGCTTGTGGAAAGACCGGATGAGAAGGTTGACGAGGTTTTTAAACTGGCCAATGAACTGGCCGGAGAAAGGTTTGACAGAGAGACTCAGATTACATCGTTAAGCGGAGGCCAGTCAAGAGCACTTATGATTGCCGATACGGCGGTTTTAAGCAAAT of Flexistipes sp. contains these proteins:
- a CDS encoding ABC transporter substrate-binding protein; this encodes MNKINGKMTIFEIVNQYPQTLDVFVNNGFAQFEDEKKLNSAGKILKLESALKSKKYDLETYIKMLEDKIEEAETNVDVTLKDTRKENADINITGLLPCPVRVPLMEKFDDFLENYQKKFNLKVDYKLEAASLGADFLKNILTVDSADKLPDVFISAGFEAFFGKDSVEKFKNNDVFKDLTDFELNEDFKGLDIVDKQGHYSVISVVPAVFMVNLQELGDLPVPQSWEDIFDEKYRQKVALPVGDFDLFNGILLNIYKDYGKEGVEKLGKSLMKSMHPSQMVKNAGKKIEEKPVITIMPYFFTKMVRDSQTMKVVWPSDGAIISPIFMLTKRDKEKELKPIADYLGSPEVGEILSHRGLFPSLNNKVDNNLPENAPFKWLGWDYIYNNDIDALIKEVNTIFEESASEVTV
- a CDS encoding GTP-binding protein, with product MKFLTISGPPSSGKTSVILKVIDAFKQREMNVGVVKFDCLSTDDDKLYEKKDIPVRKGLSGSLCPDHYFVSNVEACFKWGKELGLDILISESAGLCNRCSPHIKEVTAVCVIDNLSGVNTPKKIGPMLKSADVVVITKGDIVSQAEREVFASRVKHVNPKAVILNVNGVTGQGAFELSSFLYDSAEHETLKGKKLRFSMPSALCSYCLGETRIGDEYQMGNVRKMDS
- a CDS encoding ABC transporter ATP-binding protein, producing MQTAAVSKLENMKIEELLNIYPFAKDFFDSFGLEIFDEDLEKSFSKYLESLSEDFLEEKAIDRDSLVNSLADLVETMEEDDSTADVESITIYGGKDKNGRDENLNLHIRKGEVVCIVGPTGSGKSRLLADIEWVAQRDTPTERLVHINGEEPDKKWRFSIEHKLVAQLSQNMNFVMDLTVEEFVKMHAESRLVERPDEKVDEVFKLANELAGERFDRETQITSLSGGQSRALMIADTAVLSKSPIVLIDEIENAGIDRRKALNLLVKKEKIVLMATHDPILALLGDKRLVIKNGGINKVIEVDEEERGLLPKLQEIDDKLLEYRNKLRNGETLS